One stretch of Natronobacterium gregoryi SP2 DNA includes these proteins:
- the trpG gene encoding anthranilate synthase component II translates to MSATTQKADGGTTRVLFVDNYDSFTYNLVEYVSQQPNTETEIVKNTAALEDVRAVDPDAIVVSPGPGHPRNDRDVGVTMDVLHEISPDVPTLGVCLGLEAAVYAYGGNVGRAPEPIHGKASAVDHDGAGVFEGVEQQFRAGRYHSLVATEVPDCFEVTATAEHGSETLVMGVRHREHPIEAVQFHPESVLTAAGHDVVENFLSII, encoded by the coding sequence ATGTCGGCCACGACCCAGAAGGCCGACGGCGGGACGACTCGAGTCCTGTTTGTCGACAACTACGACTCGTTTACTTACAACCTCGTCGAGTATGTCAGCCAGCAGCCAAACACTGAGACCGAGATCGTCAAGAACACCGCCGCACTCGAGGACGTCCGCGCGGTCGATCCAGACGCGATCGTCGTCAGTCCGGGCCCCGGCCATCCGAGAAACGACCGCGACGTGGGCGTGACGATGGACGTCCTCCACGAGATCAGTCCCGACGTTCCGACGCTTGGGGTCTGCCTGGGTCTCGAGGCGGCAGTCTACGCCTACGGCGGGAACGTCGGCCGGGCACCCGAGCCGATCCACGGGAAGGCCTCGGCGGTCGACCACGACGGTGCGGGCGTCTTCGAGGGGGTAGAACAGCAGTTCCGTGCTGGGCGGTACCACTCGCTGGTCGCAACCGAGGTGCCCGACTGTTTCGAAGTGACGGCGACGGCAGAACACGGCTCAGAAACGCTCGTAATGGGCGTTCGCCACCGAGAACACCCGATCGAGGCCGTCCAGTTTCATCCGGAGAGCGTGCTTACGGCTGCCGGACACGACGTCGTCGAGAATTTCCTCTCGATTATATAA
- a CDS encoding adenosylcobalamin-dependent ribonucleoside-diphosphate reductase, which yields MSQSDLSAEELTLPIKRTEGETLEERLTGNAYHNILPARYLRKDADGDLIEEQEDLFERVGKNIALAEAVYEAEKQGVEITVTPDQLKPDHPRRDELAADVFGAGVTADDDAETTLSVYNVNKFAYETVVPDLPDDVQPHVESVAEEFQGMMANLDFMPNSPTLMNAGDELQQLSACFVDSPEDDIDDIHQTAKEAAQVFQSGGGMGYAFWRLRPYGDAVGSTGGIASGPITFMRTYDQMCETIAQGGARRGAQMGVMRVSHPDVIQFIHAKNKDVSLAETLRLNDPDDYTHTSFQDALAEARELIDDEGRVPKHLRNAVEGHLSNFNISVGITDDFMEAVQNGEKFTFTNPRTGEPHIATEETKELYEMFGLGEHVEVGEELSVPAEELWDDIVEGAHENGEPGVIYLERVNKQHSFDIDKHPEHRILATNPCGEQPLEEYEACNLGHINLSTLADLEAPDWRVWYDEHGDEYDSIEEAVDAFLTEAVDFEEFDHRIEMGTRFLENVVTMSDFPVDKIEQKVREMRKIGLGIMGLAQLYIQLGMEYGSDASNEVARQLMTHINHTSKWASHELAEERGSFEEWGKSKYASPTEYREWFEHQTGLEADDWADGFPIRNHNTTTIAPTGTTSMVGNTTGGCEPIYNVAYYKNVSDDVQGDEMLVEFDDYFLRVLEDNDIDVEAVKEEAQEQMATNQFNGVEGLSTVPDAIGELFVTTGDLSAKEHAGIQVACQEGVDSAISKTVNAPNDSTVEDAKEVFEYIYKHGGKGVTYYRDGTRSKQVLTTRADNTEFADETEAAETLVEQIDEIFGGLEEFLESEEVTDVLGEGVGEVGGDGTEPVQVDFTEKRDRPDALQGVSQRIDTGYGKLYVTINEDPETGQPFELFANIGHSGGFTNSFTEALAKVISTSLRSGVDPEEMVDELCGTRSPKIAWDKGEQIQSIPDAIGTALRRYLDDEIDKPYPTQQTLEESAESPGYDGPQTDGGTGTAPAANDADPNQSQDATQDLIDAGESPECPDCGSLSLYYSEGCKTCESCGWSEC from the coding sequence ATGAGCCAGAGCGACCTCAGCGCGGAGGAACTCACACTCCCGATCAAGCGAACTGAAGGAGAGACTCTCGAGGAGCGGCTGACCGGCAACGCCTACCACAATATCCTCCCGGCTCGGTATCTCCGCAAGGACGCCGACGGGGACCTCATCGAGGAACAGGAGGACCTCTTCGAGCGCGTCGGGAAGAACATCGCGCTCGCGGAAGCCGTCTACGAGGCCGAGAAACAAGGCGTCGAGATTACGGTCACGCCCGATCAGCTCAAGCCCGACCACCCACGGCGCGACGAGCTCGCCGCGGACGTCTTCGGCGCGGGCGTCACTGCCGACGACGACGCCGAAACGACACTTTCCGTCTACAACGTCAACAAGTTCGCCTACGAGACCGTCGTTCCCGACCTCCCCGACGACGTGCAGCCACACGTCGAGTCGGTCGCCGAGGAGTTCCAGGGGATGATGGCAAACCTGGATTTCATGCCGAACTCGCCGACGCTGATGAACGCCGGCGACGAGCTCCAGCAGCTCTCGGCGTGTTTCGTCGACTCTCCCGAGGACGACATCGACGACATCCACCAGACCGCCAAGGAAGCCGCACAGGTCTTCCAGAGCGGCGGTGGCATGGGCTATGCCTTCTGGCGGCTCCGCCCCTACGGCGACGCGGTCGGCTCGACCGGCGGCATCGCCTCCGGGCCGATCACGTTCATGCGCACGTACGACCAGATGTGCGAGACAATCGCCCAGGGTGGCGCGCGACGGGGCGCACAGATGGGCGTCATGCGCGTCTCCCATCCCGACGTCATCCAGTTCATCCACGCCAAGAACAAAGATGTCTCGCTGGCAGAGACGCTGCGGCTCAACGACCCCGACGACTACACGCACACCTCCTTCCAGGACGCCTTAGCGGAGGCCCGTGAACTCATCGACGACGAGGGTCGAGTCCCCAAACACCTCCGGAACGCCGTCGAAGGCCACCTCTCGAACTTCAACATCTCCGTCGGCATCACCGACGACTTCATGGAGGCCGTCCAGAACGGCGAGAAGTTCACGTTCACCAACCCCCGCACCGGCGAACCACATATCGCGACCGAAGAGACCAAAGAGCTCTACGAGATGTTCGGCCTCGGCGAACACGTCGAGGTCGGCGAAGAACTATCAGTTCCCGCAGAAGAACTCTGGGACGACATCGTCGAGGGCGCCCACGAGAACGGTGAACCCGGCGTTATCTACCTCGAGCGCGTCAACAAACAGCACTCGTTCGATATAGATAAGCACCCCGAACATAGAATATTAGCGACAAATCCCTGTGGAGAACAGCCGTTGGAGGAGTACGAGGCCTGTAACCTCGGTCACATCAACCTCTCGACGCTCGCGGACCTCGAGGCGCCCGACTGGCGCGTCTGGTACGACGAGCACGGCGACGAGTACGACTCGATCGAGGAGGCCGTCGACGCCTTCCTCACGGAGGCAGTCGACTTCGAGGAGTTCGACCACCGTATCGAGATGGGGACGCGCTTTTTGGAGAACGTCGTCACCATGTCGGATTTCCCGGTCGACAAGATCGAACAGAAGGTCCGGGAGATGCGCAAGATCGGGCTGGGCATCATGGGCCTCGCCCAGTTGTACATCCAGCTCGGAATGGAGTACGGTAGCGACGCCTCCAACGAGGTCGCACGCCAGCTGATGACCCACATCAACCACACCTCGAAGTGGGCTTCCCACGAACTCGCCGAAGAGCGCGGGAGCTTCGAGGAGTGGGGCAAGTCCAAGTACGCGAGCCCGACCGAGTACCGCGAGTGGTTCGAGCACCAGACCGGCCTCGAGGCCGACGACTGGGCGGACGGGTTCCCGATCCGGAACCACAACACGACGACCATCGCACCCACGGGCACGACGAGCATGGTCGGCAATACGACCGGCGGCTGTGAGCCGATCTACAACGTCGCCTACTACAAGAACGTCTCCGACGACGTCCAGGGCGACGAGATGTTAGTCGAGTTCGACGACTACTTCCTCCGTGTGCTGGAGGACAACGATATCGACGTCGAGGCGGTGAAAGAAGAGGCCCAAGAGCAGATGGCAACAAACCAGTTCAACGGCGTCGAGGGCCTCTCGACCGTTCCGGACGCTATCGGCGAACTGTTCGTCACGACCGGCGACCTCTCGGCGAAAGAACACGCCGGTATCCAGGTCGCCTGCCAGGAGGGCGTCGACTCCGCGATCTCGAAGACCGTCAACGCCCCCAACGACTCGACGGTCGAAGACGCCAAAGAGGTCTTCGAGTACATCTACAAGCACGGCGGCAAGGGCGTCACCTACTACCGCGACGGCACCCGATCGAAGCAGGTGCTGACGACCCGTGCCGACAACACCGAGTTCGCCGACGAGACCGAAGCCGCGGAGACGCTCGTCGAACAGATCGACGAGATCTTCGGCGGCCTCGAGGAGTTCCTCGAGAGTGAAGAGGTCACGGACGTTCTCGGAGAAGGCGTCGGCGAGGTCGGTGGCGACGGCACCGAGCCCGTTCAGGTCGACTTCACCGAGAAACGCGACCGGCCCGACGCCCTACAGGGTGTTAGCCAGCGCATCGACACCGGCTACGGGAAACTCTACGTGACGATCAACGAGGACCCCGAGACCGGGCAGCCGTTCGAACTGTTCGCGAACATCGGTCACTCGGGTGGCTTTACCAACTCCTTCACCGAGGCGCTGGCGAAGGTCATCTCGACCTCGCTGCGCTCGGGCGTCGACCCAGAAGAGATGGTCGACGAACTCTGCGGTACCCGCAGCCCGAAGATCGCGTGGGACAAGGGTGAACAGATCCAGTCGATTCCCGACGCAATCGGCACCGCGCTACGACGCTACCTCGACGACGAGATCGACAAGCCGTATCCGACCCAGCAGACACTCGAGGAGTCGGCGGAATCGCCGGGATACGACGGTCCACAGACCGACGGTGGCACTGGGACGGCACCTGCCGCGAACGACGCGGACCCGAACCAGAGCCAGGATGCGACCCAGGATCTCATCGATGCTGGTGAATCCCCCGAGTGTCCCGACTGTGGCTCGCTGTCGCTGTACTACTCCGAAGGATGCAAAACCTGCGAATCCTGTGGCTGGAGCGAGTGCTGA
- a CDS encoding HVO_2523 family zinc finger protein: MGADDAGKETGGRPCPQCSKPLYERHCKYVCPQHGVVYDCSDTFW, translated from the coding sequence ATGGGAGCCGACGACGCTGGCAAAGAGACCGGTGGCCGGCCGTGTCCACAGTGTAGTAAACCGTTGTACGAACGCCACTGCAAGTACGTCTGTCCACAGCACGGAGTCGTCTACGACTGTTCGGACACGTTCTGGTAG
- a CDS encoding RAD55 family ATPase, which translates to MRVPTGVPGFDELVDGGLLKDRLYIISGPPGSGKTTFCAQALTKGALEGETGLYLSMHESKQELVTDMSNFEFGFEQALSSGKLKFLDVFDAETKRLLLSSSHSNADRPSSVENLSNKLVSFVESKGVDRLVIDSTMLLEYYFSDETGDLVTFLTKLKRADVTVLLISEMTDPTSYSDGHYLAHGVVFMHNYLESGGMTRGLQLIKMRGTPIDCDIREAEFTENGLCVDPTEKIKS; encoded by the coding sequence ATGCGAGTACCTACGGGCGTACCGGGGTTCGACGAGCTGGTCGACGGTGGACTGCTGAAGGATCGGCTCTATATCATCAGCGGCCCGCCAGGTAGCGGAAAAACGACCTTCTGCGCGCAGGCGCTCACGAAAGGCGCACTCGAGGGTGAAACCGGCCTGTATCTGAGCATGCACGAGTCGAAACAGGAACTCGTCACCGACATGTCGAACTTCGAGTTCGGGTTCGAGCAGGCGCTGTCCTCGGGCAAGTTGAAGTTCCTCGACGTCTTCGACGCCGAGACGAAACGGCTGCTGTTGTCTTCCTCTCACTCCAACGCGGATCGGCCCTCGAGCGTCGAGAACCTCTCGAACAAGCTCGTCTCGTTCGTCGAGTCGAAAGGCGTCGACCGCCTGGTGATCGACTCGACGATGCTGCTCGAGTACTACTTCTCCGACGAGACTGGGGATCTGGTGACGTTCCTGACGAAGCTCAAGCGGGCCGATGTCACCGTCTTGCTGATCTCCGAGATGACCGATCCGACCTCCTACTCCGACGGCCACTATCTCGCCCACGGCGTCGTGTTCATGCACAACTACCTCGAGTCGGGGGGGATGACTCGCGGCCTCCAGCTCATCAAGATGCGGGGGACGCCGATCGACTGTGACATCCGCGAGGCCGAGTTCACGGAGAACGGGCTCTGTGTCGACCCGACCGAGAAGATCAAGTCCTGA
- a CDS encoding TVP38/TMEM64 family protein codes for MSLPSVSRRAIAGVVVAGVVVVAGFLLSPSAATGIIESISNDPSLFALAVAGLYLIRPAFAWPTTPLAMVVGYGYGVALGVPVALVGVVVTVLPVFLAVRWLTTDDGRGTACDDDILERAGNVVARYYETTGPLRGVTASRLAPIPSDVSTAAAAISGVRLRHFVTGTVLGEVPWTVAAVVVGASASTATTGGLGEVGLALSVACALGAVVLLAQPTYRLLQRRRRNHQSQSSSRPPGG; via the coding sequence ATGTCGTTGCCGTCGGTCTCGCGCCGGGCGATAGCTGGAGTCGTCGTCGCCGGCGTGGTTGTCGTTGCCGGATTCTTGCTGTCGCCGTCGGCAGCCACTGGAATTATCGAGTCGATCTCGAACGATCCGTCTCTCTTCGCTCTGGCCGTGGCCGGCCTCTATCTGATCCGGCCGGCGTTTGCCTGGCCGACGACGCCGCTCGCGATGGTCGTCGGCTACGGCTACGGCGTCGCCCTCGGCGTTCCGGTCGCTCTCGTCGGCGTCGTCGTGACCGTCCTCCCGGTGTTTCTCGCCGTTCGCTGGCTCACGACCGACGACGGCAGAGGGACGGCCTGTGACGACGATATTCTCGAGCGGGCCGGCAACGTGGTCGCCCGATACTACGAGACTACCGGTCCACTTCGAGGAGTCACGGCGTCGCGGCTGGCACCGATACCGTCGGACGTGTCGACTGCTGCTGCGGCGATTAGCGGCGTCCGACTCCGGCACTTCGTGACAGGGACCGTACTTGGGGAGGTACCCTGGACCGTCGCTGCGGTCGTCGTCGGCGCGTCAGCTTCGACGGCTACGACCGGTGGACTCGGCGAAGTCGGGCTGGCACTCTCAGTCGCGTGTGCACTCGGTGCCGTCGTCTTGCTCGCACAGCCGACGTACCGTCTGTTGCAGCGTCGACGACGCAATCACCAGTCACAGTCCTCGAGTCGCCCGCCGGGCGGTTAA
- a CDS encoding DUF5830 family protein: MPGDDGSETEGDGGGREYDDDRVALGLALLERLEHESLPLPAVVDRIETVTADPTVTRTILDEAELRGIIDREDGIVRPKSRQYVRFGSEVITKEGEFTCKRCGSELSTGHFVDLEAGELGPFGSSCIRKVTGRE; this comes from the coding sequence ATGCCTGGCGACGACGGGAGCGAGACGGAAGGCGACGGCGGCGGCCGTGAGTACGACGACGACCGGGTCGCACTCGGCCTCGCTCTGCTCGAACGACTCGAACACGAGTCACTTCCGCTTCCAGCCGTCGTCGATCGGATCGAAACCGTCACGGCAGATCCAACAGTCACTCGAACGATCCTCGACGAGGCCGAACTCCGTGGGATTATCGACCGTGAAGACGGTATCGTTCGCCCGAAGAGCCGCCAGTACGTGCGGTTCGGTAGTGAGGTGATCACCAAGGAAGGCGAGTTCACTTGCAAGCGTTGTGGGTCGGAACTGTCGACCGGTCACTTCGTCGACCTCGAAGCGGGCGAACTCGGACCCTTTGGCTCGTCGTGTATCCGGAAGGTGACGGGAAGAGAGTGA
- a CDS encoding DUF7115 domain-containing protein, giving the protein MSVPGIVQSTLGSEEIAARVSLGGDDELFVTSTRTLVYRADGLLSDESVEEYSHDADRLTLSEGRRKTKFTLEYSLEGTQKFTIPSSKTDAVLHPVLAGILNGNEITEPGETVVQTYRFSELTLIITSERLVKHIGGAVWDEDYQEYHFSDVTELAFEDGSVATQIVLTVDGRPQRIKAPNEQANDLRERLKRALFDYYDVDSLEELNELVGENEDWDDGSEDRTASMDFGDSVDPLSSDSSEQDAVEPDVTTAEDDASAEPTTESTTDPLAADNADVKTTGDRSEQPRSTTQRRTQTDSQQQPERTESRTEEIDDEFEPATVETANVFDAESKDIDSRTQPPATADPDSSASDAETTKTDPELLERIDALEDAVERQSDVIDEQRQMIEQLIAELRQGR; this is encoded by the coding sequence ATGAGCGTTCCCGGCATCGTCCAGTCTACTCTCGGCAGTGAAGAGATCGCAGCGCGAGTCTCTCTCGGCGGCGACGACGAACTTTTCGTTACCTCTACGCGTACACTCGTCTACCGTGCCGACGGACTCCTGAGCGACGAATCGGTCGAGGAGTATAGCCACGACGCCGACCGACTGACACTCTCGGAAGGCCGTCGAAAGACCAAATTCACCCTCGAGTACTCACTCGAGGGCACCCAGAAGTTCACGATTCCCTCGAGTAAGACCGACGCCGTCCTCCATCCGGTGCTTGCCGGTATATTGAACGGTAACGAAATTACCGAACCAGGCGAGACGGTCGTCCAAACATACCGGTTTAGTGAACTCACGTTGATCATCACCAGCGAACGGCTCGTCAAACACATCGGCGGGGCAGTCTGGGACGAGGACTACCAGGAGTATCACTTCTCGGATGTGACCGAACTCGCTTTCGAGGATGGTAGCGTCGCAACCCAGATCGTTCTCACCGTCGACGGCCGCCCACAGCGGATCAAGGCTCCCAACGAGCAGGCAAACGACCTCCGCGAGCGACTCAAGCGAGCGCTGTTCGACTACTACGATGTCGACTCACTCGAGGAACTCAACGAGCTGGTCGGTGAGAACGAAGACTGGGACGACGGGTCCGAAGACCGTACTGCTTCGATGGACTTTGGCGACAGCGTCGACCCGCTTTCGTCAGATTCCTCGGAGCAAGACGCCGTCGAACCCGACGTGACGACGGCGGAGGACGACGCAAGCGCGGAGCCGACCACGGAGTCGACCACGGACCCGCTCGCTGCCGACAACGCCGACGTCAAGACGACAGGTGACCGATCCGAACAGCCCCGATCGACCACCCAGCGACGGACACAGACGGACAGTCAACAGCAACCCGAACGTACCGAGTCTCGAACCGAAGAGATCGACGACGAGTTCGAGCCCGCAACCGTCGAAACCGCAAACGTCTTCGACGCGGAATCGAAAGATATTGACTCTCGGACGCAGCCACCGGCGACAGCTGACCCAGACTCGAGTGCAAGCGACGCGGAGACCACGAAGACGGACCCCGAACTCCTCGAGCGTATCGACGCACTCGAGGACGCCGTCGAGCGCCAGAGTGACGTCATCGACGAGCAACGACAGATGATCGAGCAGTTGATCGCCGAACTCCGCCAGGGCCGGTAG
- a CDS encoding CheF family chemotaxis protein, whose protein sequence is MGDSVIADFTGRVVTPRMGGNKPVRCRVLLTHDRLVAVSSNEKVAIPADRIVHVSMNSISGKLERFFSNTITIKYRTKKGGRSLHIEKEGAMAEKFRLLLTNLLLRGTTVVLYHPARRSGRMLEPSPRRAKISAKRGKAVFSTKKGSLSIDLSSVVHLRYETEETFRTSYPSVEWTYRNGTRPTTTIVAAPDTRKLQLLGQYLQSDYRDTRGKAEKLALSTAEENALSAIQVGLEPDSIPNVLPEEAPSTADVIETLGEKGLVERGKGGFRTTILGEITLRAR, encoded by the coding sequence ATGGGAGACTCCGTCATCGCGGACTTTACCGGCCGGGTCGTTACGCCCCGAATGGGGGGCAACAAGCCGGTTCGCTGTCGAGTGCTCCTCACCCACGACCGGCTCGTCGCGGTCTCGAGCAACGAGAAGGTCGCGATTCCGGCCGATCGGATCGTCCACGTGTCGATGAACTCGATTTCGGGGAAGCTCGAACGGTTCTTCTCGAACACGATCACTATCAAGTACAGGACGAAAAAGGGCGGTCGATCGCTCCACATCGAAAAAGAGGGAGCGATGGCCGAGAAGTTCCGGCTGCTGTTGACGAACCTGTTGCTTCGCGGGACGACGGTCGTGCTGTACCATCCAGCGAGACGCAGTGGCCGGATGCTCGAGCCGTCACCGCGGCGAGCCAAGATTTCAGCGAAACGCGGCAAAGCGGTGTTTTCCACGAAGAAAGGGTCGCTCTCGATCGACCTGTCTTCGGTCGTCCATCTCCGGTACGAGACCGAGGAGACGTTTCGGACCAGCTACCCGTCCGTCGAGTGGACCTACCGGAACGGGACACGGCCGACGACGACGATCGTTGCTGCCCCCGACACTCGGAAGCTACAGCTTCTCGGGCAGTACCTCCAGAGCGACTACCGTGACACTCGCGGGAAAGCGGAAAAGCTCGCGCTCTCGACGGCCGAAGAGAACGCGCTCAGCGCCATCCAGGTCGGACTCGAGCCCGATTCTATCCCGAACGTGCTTCCGGAAGAAGCACCGTCGACAGCCGACGTGATCGAGACACTGGGCGAGAAAGGACTCGTCGAACGCGGCAAGGGTGGGTTTCGGACGACGATTCTGGGGGAAATTACGCTCCGCGCTCGCTAG
- a CDS encoding gamma-glutamyltransferase family protein translates to MDDSIDLDRFDSRRSTAYGNRGMVATSQPLAAEAGLSVLRDGGNAFDAAVATAATLNVVEPTSTGLGGDVFALYRTADGEVGAMRSCGHAPAEATIENVKGALEETDDLEPYYPESRGYAVDSDEDTDELGMPFLGPHAVTVPGTARGWETTVQELGRLSLREVLEPAIHYAMEGYPVSEVIAHHWTGAEELFTDDHAREAYLFDGESPDPGQTVTLPRLGESLQKIAEHGADVVYEGEIGDAIVAEIQSAGGFMTHDDLASFEPEFVDPVSTTYNGAEIYELPPNNQGLLALEALNVAEEIGAGEYEYDSPDRIHAFTEAMKLAFVDGHHYVTDPEFAEIPPLESTSYARERAQAIGDEPISNPEVGVPNANAEDADTVLLTVGDEEGNLVSYINSRFAGFGSGLVAGETGIALQNRGASFSLDPDHPNSLEPNKRPFHTLVPAVAKLDEDDWMAFGVMGGYMQPQGHVQVVSNLVDYGMTPQAALDAPRWRYREDGTVGVEERLPKKAKLARRGHDVGILPPVMFGGAQLVRRQGDTLAGATEPRKDGVAIGY, encoded by the coding sequence ATGGACGACTCTATCGATCTGGATCGCTTCGACTCGAGACGCTCGACAGCCTACGGGAACCGGGGAATGGTCGCGACGAGCCAGCCCCTCGCCGCGGAAGCCGGCCTCTCCGTGCTCCGTGACGGTGGGAACGCCTTCGACGCCGCAGTCGCCACTGCAGCCACGCTCAACGTCGTCGAACCGACCTCCACGGGACTGGGCGGCGATGTCTTCGCGCTCTACCGTACCGCAGACGGCGAGGTCGGAGCGATGCGCTCCTGTGGTCACGCTCCCGCAGAGGCGACCATCGAGAACGTAAAAGGAGCACTCGAGGAGACCGACGACCTAGAGCCGTACTATCCCGAATCCCGCGGTTACGCCGTCGACAGCGACGAGGACACCGACGAACTCGGAATGCCGTTTCTCGGACCACACGCCGTCACGGTTCCCGGTACCGCACGCGGGTGGGAGACGACGGTTCAGGAACTGGGACGACTGAGTCTGAGAGAAGTTCTCGAGCCGGCGATCCACTACGCGATGGAAGGCTATCCCGTCTCGGAGGTCATCGCCCACCACTGGACGGGCGCGGAGGAGCTGTTTACCGACGATCACGCACGCGAGGCCTACCTCTTCGACGGCGAGAGCCCCGATCCGGGCCAGACAGTCACGCTCCCGCGGCTCGGCGAGTCGCTCCAGAAAATCGCCGAACACGGTGCCGACGTCGTCTACGAGGGTGAGATCGGCGACGCGATCGTCGCGGAGATCCAGTCTGCCGGCGGCTTCATGACCCACGACGACCTGGCGAGTTTCGAACCCGAGTTCGTCGACCCCGTCAGCACGACCTACAACGGAGCCGAGATCTACGAACTCCCGCCGAACAACCAGGGGCTGCTCGCACTCGAGGCGCTGAACGTCGCCGAGGAGATCGGTGCCGGCGAGTACGAGTACGACTCGCCCGACCGAATCCACGCCTTCACGGAGGCGATGAAACTGGCGTTCGTCGACGGCCACCACTACGTCACCGACCCCGAGTTCGCGGAGATCCCACCGCTCGAGTCCACGTCCTACGCCCGCGAGCGCGCACAGGCGATCGGTGACGAGCCGATTTCGAACCCCGAGGTCGGTGTCCCGAACGCAAATGCCGAGGACGCAGACACCGTCCTGCTGACCGTCGGCGACGAGGAAGGGAATCTCGTCTCCTACATCAACTCCCGCTTTGCCGGCTTCGGGAGCGGACTCGTGGCGGGCGAGACGGGCATCGCGCTGCAGAACCGCGGTGCCTCGTTCTCGCTCGACCCCGACCATCCCAACAGCCTCGAACCGAACAAACGGCCGTTTCACACGCTTGTGCCGGCGGTCGCGAAACTGGACGAGGACGACTGGATGGCCTTCGGCGTCATGGGGGGATACATGCAGCCCCAGGGCCACGTCCAGGTCGTCTCGAACCTCGTCGACTACGGGATGACTCCCCAGGCTGCACTCGACGCACCACGGTGGCGCTACCGCGAGGACGGAACCGTCGGCGTCGAGGAACGGCTGCCGAAGAAGGCAAAACTCGCGCGGCGAGGCCACGATGTCGGCATCTTGCCGCCCGTGATGTTTGGCGGCGCACAACTCGTCCGTCGGCAGGGTGACACGCTCGCTGGAGCGACGGAGCCGAGAAAAGACGGCGTCGCGATCGGGTACTAG
- a CDS encoding DNA-methyltransferase: protein METTHRVFVGDARDLSGIEDDTVELVVTSPPYPMIEMWDDLFTDLDPAVGDALESGDGRRAFEAMHAQLDRVWDELERVLVDGAIACINVGDATRSIDDSFRVYPNHARVLEAFESRGFDPLPDVLWRKPTNSAAKFMGSGTLPPNAYVTLEHEYVLIFRKGGEKRDFEPKADRRYEAAYFWEERNQWFSDVWTDVRGELQVLEDDELRDRSAAYPFEIPYRLICMYSAYGDTVLDPFWGTGTTSLAAMCAGRNSVGYELESEFLEVFEDRVAAAPDLSRSVGRARLERHREFVDRRRKEEKEFGYEADHYETPVVTKMERGLQFREVAGIDRLDDDESTGYLAEHVPLTLE, encoded by the coding sequence ATGGAGACGACCCATAGAGTCTTCGTCGGCGACGCCCGCGATCTCTCTGGCATCGAAGATGACACCGTCGAACTCGTCGTCACGTCGCCGCCGTATCCGATGATCGAGATGTGGGACGACCTCTTTACCGATCTCGATCCTGCCGTCGGCGACGCTCTCGAGTCGGGGGACGGTCGCCGAGCGTTCGAGGCGATGCACGCCCAGCTCGATCGGGTCTGGGACGAACTCGAGCGGGTCCTCGTCGACGGGGCCATTGCCTGTATCAACGTTGGCGACGCGACGCGGTCGATCGACGACAGTTTTCGGGTCTATCCGAACCACGCCCGTGTGCTCGAGGCCTTCGAGTCGCGAGGGTTCGATCCGTTGCCGGACGTTCTCTGGCGCAAGCCGACCAACAGTGCCGCGAAGTTCATGGGTAGCGGTACGCTGCCACCGAACGCCTACGTCACGCTCGAGCACGAGTACGTCCTGATCTTCCGCAAGGGCGGGGAGAAACGCGATTTCGAGCCGAAGGCCGATCGTCGCTACGAGGCGGCCTACTTTTGGGAGGAGCGAAACCAGTGGTTCTCGGACGTCTGGACCGATGTCAGGGGCGAACTGCAGGTCCTCGAGGACGACGAACTTCGTGATCGGTCGGCTGCGTATCCCTTCGAGATTCCCTATCGGCTGATCTGTATGTACTCGGCCTACGGCGACACCGTGCTCGACCCGTTCTGGGGGACCGGCACCACGTCGCTTGCGGCGATGTGTGCCGGCCGGAACTCGGTCGGCTACGAACTCGAGTCGGAGTTTCTCGAGGTCTTCGAGGACCGCGTCGCGGCCGCACCCGATCTCTCGCGGTCGGTCGGACGGGCCCGTCTCGAGCGCCACCGCGAATTCGTCGACCGTCGCCGCAAGGAGGAGAAAGAGTTCGGCTACGAGGCCGACCACTACGAGACGCCGGTCGTAACGAAGATGGAACGCGGGCTACAGTTCCGCGAAGTGGCGGGAATCGATCGGCTGGACGACGACGAGTCGACTGGCTATCTGGCCGAGCACGTGCCGCTCACACTCGAGTGA